From a region of the Bradyrhizobium guangdongense genome:
- a CDS encoding multiubiquitin domain-containing protein, which translates to MNDKKEKEFHFFVDGVKYETEHSYLSGADIKRIAKIEANYQLFLEEQGDTPDRPIADPDTVPLNDRIKHFFAVPPATFGHGNH; encoded by the coding sequence ATGAACGACAAAAAAGAAAAGGAATTCCACTTTTTCGTTGATGGGGTGAAATACGAGACCGAGCATTCTTATCTCTCCGGGGCCGACATTAAGCGGATCGCCAAGATCGAAGCGAATTATCAGCTTTTTTTGGAAGAGCAGGGAGACACGCCGGATCGTCCGATCGCTGACCCAGATACAGTGCCCCTGAACGATCGGATCAAGCATTTTTTTGCAGTGCCGCCGGCGACATTTGGACATGGAAATCATTGA
- a CDS encoding E2/UBC family protein produces the protein MEIIDKQFAALQQHFPLARRTPMSNGAVLVEIPEFDLPEGWSIAKGTVIFLLPPGYPSAQPDCFWLEPGPVRLVDGGAPTASNDANPVPGGEPRGTWFSWHLQSWNPNRDNMLTYVNVIAQRLNPAR, from the coding sequence ATGGAAATCATTGATAAGCAGTTTGCGGCGCTCCAACAGCATTTTCCCTTGGCGCGTCGAACCCCGATGTCCAACGGAGCTGTATTGGTTGAGATTCCGGAATTCGATCTTCCAGAAGGTTGGAGCATCGCTAAAGGGACCGTCATTTTTCTGCTGCCACCGGGATATCCTTCGGCACAACCGGATTGCTTCTGGTTGGAACCGGGGCCTGTTCGCTTGGTGGACGGCGGCGCTCCAACCGCCTCGAACGATGCCAATCCGGTCCCAGGGGGTGAGCCGCGAGGCACTTGGTTTTCGTGGCACTTGCAATCTTGGAATCCAAATCGCGACAACATGCTGACCTATGTCAACGTCATCGCGCAACGTCTAAACCCCGCACGATAG